A window of the Hypanus sabinus isolate sHypSab1 chromosome 25, sHypSab1.hap1, whole genome shotgun sequence genome harbors these coding sequences:
- the fam72a gene encoding protein FAM72A, translating to MSTLPFKNKLVTLLCCKFCDNILCARGMRAVLLSDTDVELYSTDIPPTRAVDFVGNCYSTESCKCKIKDIACLKCGNAVGYHVVVPCKPCLLSCNNGHFWMFHSQVIYAVNRLDSSGVDFLLWGNLPDTEDEENESDLFEEECIR from the exons ATGTCAACACTGCCTTTTAAAAACAAGCTTGTTACTTTGCTGTGTTGCAAATTCTGTGACAATATATTGTGTGCTCGAGGCATGAGGGCAGTCCTGCTCTCAGACACAGACGTAGAACTGTACTCGACTGATATTCCCCCCACAAG GGCCGTGGACTTCGTTGGAAATTGCTACTCCACAGAAAGCTGCAAGTGTAAAATAAAGGATATTGCATGTTTAAAATG TGGCAATGCTGTAGGCTACCATGTGGTTGTCCCATGCAAACCCTGTttgctttcctgtaacaatggGCATTTCTGGATGTTTCACAGCCAGGTGATCTACGCTGTTAATAGACTGGATTCCTCTG GTGTTGATTTTCTTCTATGGGGGAACTTGCCAGATACAGAGGATGAAGAGAATGAATCTGATCTATTTGAAGAGGAATGTATCAGATAA